GCTCTACGTTTGTTCGTGTTTGCAATAACTAAAGAGGCATTTTCTAATACAACCGGACTATATTGATAATCAAGAGTTTGACAGTTTAGCAAAATCGCATGATCTTCTTTTCCCATTCCAATCGCAAACTGATCCATAATTCCGCAGCTCACACCAATAAATTCATTCTCAGCATGCTGACTCATCTGCACCAATTCAAAACGATTAAAATTCGTCTCAAACAAGGCTTGAATAGTGACTGCGGTTACGAGTTCGATTGATGCAGAAGAAGATAAACCTGCTCCATTTGGAATATTACCATAAAATAGGATATCAAAGCCTTTATTTATTTCTATACCTCTATCAATAAATTCCTTCATAACTCCTTTAGGATAGTTCGCCCAATCATGTTCTTTTTGAAGTTGCAATGGATCTTCCGTTGATAGAGTTACAATTCCGATATCAGGAAAGTTGCTAGAATACATACGAATCTTTTGATCATTTCTGAGTGCTACAACCGCGTATGTACCAAATGTTAACGCACAAGGAAAAACGTGTCCGCCATTGTAATCTGTATGTTCACCGATCAAATTCACACGCCCTGGTGCAAAAAAAGATCTTGTAGGCTGATTCTGTTGAAAAATCTCGTTAAATTGATTTTTTAATTGTTCGATCATGAAAATCACCCTTCACTTTGTCGTCATTAGTTTGTTTTTCTATCTTCATTGTAAGTTCCGATTTTGCTGCAAACAATGGTAAAATTAAATGAAGAGATAGCACTTATTTGCTAAGGTTTTCGCTTTAAACTTATTGGAACTAACAATGATTATTACTGTTTACTCAATACATATCAGTCTTTTTTTGCTAATAGCATCTAAAAAGGGTAAGAAAAGGGGATTTTTTTGCTATGAATAAGAAAACGGGTGCAGTTGCTTTTCGTTTTAATGATCCTAATGTGAATCAGGTGGCACAAATATGGTCAGTTG
This genomic stretch from Metabacillus sp. B2-18 harbors:
- a CDS encoding galactokinase, with amino-acid sequence MIEQLKNQFNEIFQQNQPTRSFFAPGRVNLIGEHTDYNGGHVFPCALTFGTYAVVALRNDQKIRMYSSNFPDIGIVTLSTEDPLQLQKEHDWANYPKGVMKEFIDRGIEINKGFDILFYGNIPNGAGLSSSASIELVTAVTIQALFETNFNRFELVQMSQHAENEFIGVSCGIMDQFAIGMGKEDHAILLNCQTLDYQYSPVVLENASLVIANTNKRRALADSKYNERRSECERALSQLQKELSIQSLGDLTPEQFENNRHFIQNSMDQKRAKHAVYENARTIQAVEKLKQGDIESFGQLMCDSHTSLRDDYEVTGFELDTLVEAALNQDGVIGSRMTGAGFGGCTVSIVQNDKIEEFIKEVGKSYAEKTGLTADFYVANVGDGAKEIL